Proteins encoded together in one Amblyomma americanum isolate KBUSLIRL-KWMA chromosome 1, ASM5285725v1, whole genome shotgun sequence window:
- the LOC144115357 gene encoding E3 ubiquitin-protein ligase COP1-like isoform X3: MFSVSPGPICFDIIEEAHMTPCGHTFCFKCITTGLEYNNRCPKCNFVVEKKEQIYPNFLLNELITKYKQRAADKKMKLQGNNQVVSELHELIVQESDNMSLNDVYNMLDVLSEKKQQLEADCKAAQAQLLKEFLEQVRKHKQEQMDQLTTELSFIDEDLKSVEENAKDPEHFWLVDSGSHLPEEAAKPENPTSMQDGFNGSKYGSKPQWLQSTLASRRKRVHLHFDDLEECYLTTRTKHVNYNSADGLKEFTEDLSKFTRYSSIRPLATLNYATDLLNGTSIVSSIEFDKDNEFFAIAGVTKKIKVFEYGTVIQDIVDIHYPVNEMMCNSKISCISWSSYHKGMLASSDYEGTVTIWDAFTGQKVKMFQEHEKRCWSVDFNKVDTKIIASGSDDAKVKLWSIACDHSVISLEAKANVCCVKFNPASRFHLALGSADHCVYYYDLRSTKEPLCVFKGHKKAVSYVKFLNTNELVSASTDSQLKLWDIYFPYCQRSFKGHLNEKNFVGLATDGDYVACGSENNALYIYYKGLSKQVLKFRFDVVRNILEKDKREEDSSEFVSAVCWRMGSSVVVAANSQGTIKVLELV, from the exons ATGTTTTCCGTTTCACCTGG CCCAATATGCTTCGACATTATCGAAGAGGCGCACATGACACCTTGTGGGCACACCTTTTG cttcaaaTGCATTACCACAGGCCTGGAATACAATAACCGTTGCCCAAAGTGCAATTTTGTGGTTGAAAAGAAGGAGCAGATATACCCCAACTTTCTTT tgaATGAGCTTATTACAAAGTACAAGCAAAGGGCAGCTGACAAGAAAATGAAGCTGCAGGGT AATAACCAAGTTGTATCAGAATTGCACGAGCTTATTGTGCAAGAGTCGGACAACATGAGTTTGAATGATGTCTACAACATGCTGGATGTTCTTTCagagaagaagcagcagctggAAGCT gaCTGTAAGGCAGCTCAAGCACAACTACTGAAGGAATTTCTTGAGCAAGTTCGGAAGCACAAGCAAGAG CAAATGGACCAGCTTACTACTGAACTAAGCTTCATTGATGAAGACTTGAAAAGTGTTGAG GAAAATGCCAAGGATCCAGAGCATTTTTGGCTTGTTGATTCAGGGTCTCATTTACCTGAGGAGGCAGCAAAGCCTGAAAATCCAACCTCGATGCAGGATGGGTTTAATGGCAGCAAATAT GGGAGCAAGCCCCAGTGGCTGCAAAGCACTTTGGCCTCCCGCCGGAAACGTGTCCATCTTCACTTCGATGACTTGGAAGAATGCTACCTCACAACACGGACAAAGCACGTCAACTACAATTCTGCTG ATGGCTTGAAAGAGTTTACAGAAGATCTTTCAAAATTCACAAGGTATAGCAGTATCCGTCCATTGGCAACACTGAACTATGCTACTGACCTTCTCAATGGCACTAGCATCGTGTCAAG CATAGAGTTTGACAAAGACAACGAATTCTTCGCCATAGCTGGTGTCACCAAGAAGAtcaag GTCTTTGAGTATGGCACGGTCATACAGGACATTGTGGACATCCACTATCCCGTCAATGAGATGATGTGTAACTCAAAAATAAG CTGCATCAGTTGGAGTTCTTACCACAAAGGAATGCTGGCTTCCAGTGACTATGAGGGCACTGTGACCATCTGGGATGCTTTTACAGGACAGAAGGTCAAAATGTTTCAG GAACATGAGAAGCGGTGCTGGAGTGTTGATTTCAACAAAGTAGACACAAAAATTATTGCTTCTGGATCAGATGATGCAAAAG TGAAACTGTGGTCTATAGCCTGTGACCATTCAGTAATATCTCTGGAAGCCAAGGCAAACGTTTGCTGTGTCAAGTTCAATCCAGCATCCAGATTTCACCTGGCACTGGGCTCTGCTG ATCACTGCGTTTACTACTATGACCTGAGAAGCACAAAAGAGCCACTGTGTGTTTTCAAGGGCCACAAGAAGGCTGTCTCTTATGTCAAGTTTCTCAACACGAACGAGCTGGTGTCTGC TTCCACAGACAGCCAACTGAAGCTGTGGGACATCTACTTCCCGTATTGTCAGCGGTCATTCAAGGGTCACCTTAACGAGAAGAATTTCGTCGGCCTTGCAACAGACGGGGACTATGTGGCTTGCG GAAGTGAAAACAACGCTCTGTACATTTACTACAAGGGGCTGTCCAAGCAAGTACTGAAGTTCAGGTTTGACGTGGTACGGAACATCTTG GAAAAGGACAAAAGAGAGGAAGACAGTAGTGAATTTGTCAGTGCAGTGTGCTGGAGAATG GGATCCAGTGTGGTAGTGGCTGCTAACAGTCAAGGGACTATCAAG GTGCTGGAGTTAGTGTGA
- the LOC144115357 gene encoding E3 ubiquitin-protein ligase COP1-like isoform X2, with protein MASANNTRISIADHNRRARKRQPSVLNGISSSYEDRNSDFLCPICFDIIEEAHMTPCGHTFCFKCITTGLEYNNRCPKCNFVVEKKEQIYPNFLLNELITKYKQRAADKKMKLQGNNQVVSELHELIVQESDNMSLNDVYNMLDVLSEKKQQLEADCKAAQAQLLKEFLEQVRKHKQEQMDQLTTELSFIDEDLKSVEENAKDPEHFWLVDSGSHLPEEAAKPENPTSMQDGFNGSKYGSKPQWLQSTLASRRKRVHLHFDDLEECYLTTRTKHVNYNSADGLKEFTEDLSKFTRYSSIRPLATLNYATDLLNGTSIVSSIEFDKDNEFFAIAGVTKKIKVFEYGTVIQDIVDIHYPVNEMMCNSKISCISWSSYHKGMLASSDYEGTVTIWDAFTGQKVKMFQEHEKRCWSVDFNKVDTKIIASGSDDAKVKLWSIACDHSVISLEAKANVCCVKFNPASRFHLALGSADHCVYYYDLRSTKEPLCVFKGHKKAVSYVKFLNTNELVSASTDSQLKLWDIYFPYCQRSFKGHLNEKNFVGLATDGDYVACGSENNALYIYYKGLSKQVLKFRFDVEKDKREEDSSEFVSAVCWRMGSSVVVAANSQGTIKVLELV; from the exons ATGGCGTCTGCGAACAACACAAGGATTTCCATCGCGGACCATAATCGGAGAGCAAGAAAAAGGCAGCCGTCTGTATTAAATGGGATTAGCAGCTCATACGAAGACAGGAACAGCGATTTCTTGTG CCCAATATGCTTCGACATTATCGAAGAGGCGCACATGACACCTTGTGGGCACACCTTTTG cttcaaaTGCATTACCACAGGCCTGGAATACAATAACCGTTGCCCAAAGTGCAATTTTGTGGTTGAAAAGAAGGAGCAGATATACCCCAACTTTCTTT tgaATGAGCTTATTACAAAGTACAAGCAAAGGGCAGCTGACAAGAAAATGAAGCTGCAGGGT AATAACCAAGTTGTATCAGAATTGCACGAGCTTATTGTGCAAGAGTCGGACAACATGAGTTTGAATGATGTCTACAACATGCTGGATGTTCTTTCagagaagaagcagcagctggAAGCT gaCTGTAAGGCAGCTCAAGCACAACTACTGAAGGAATTTCTTGAGCAAGTTCGGAAGCACAAGCAAGAG CAAATGGACCAGCTTACTACTGAACTAAGCTTCATTGATGAAGACTTGAAAAGTGTTGAG GAAAATGCCAAGGATCCAGAGCATTTTTGGCTTGTTGATTCAGGGTCTCATTTACCTGAGGAGGCAGCAAAGCCTGAAAATCCAACCTCGATGCAGGATGGGTTTAATGGCAGCAAATAT GGGAGCAAGCCCCAGTGGCTGCAAAGCACTTTGGCCTCCCGCCGGAAACGTGTCCATCTTCACTTCGATGACTTGGAAGAATGCTACCTCACAACACGGACAAAGCACGTCAACTACAATTCTGCTG ATGGCTTGAAAGAGTTTACAGAAGATCTTTCAAAATTCACAAGGTATAGCAGTATCCGTCCATTGGCAACACTGAACTATGCTACTGACCTTCTCAATGGCACTAGCATCGTGTCAAG CATAGAGTTTGACAAAGACAACGAATTCTTCGCCATAGCTGGTGTCACCAAGAAGAtcaag GTCTTTGAGTATGGCACGGTCATACAGGACATTGTGGACATCCACTATCCCGTCAATGAGATGATGTGTAACTCAAAAATAAG CTGCATCAGTTGGAGTTCTTACCACAAAGGAATGCTGGCTTCCAGTGACTATGAGGGCACTGTGACCATCTGGGATGCTTTTACAGGACAGAAGGTCAAAATGTTTCAG GAACATGAGAAGCGGTGCTGGAGTGTTGATTTCAACAAAGTAGACACAAAAATTATTGCTTCTGGATCAGATGATGCAAAAG TGAAACTGTGGTCTATAGCCTGTGACCATTCAGTAATATCTCTGGAAGCCAAGGCAAACGTTTGCTGTGTCAAGTTCAATCCAGCATCCAGATTTCACCTGGCACTGGGCTCTGCTG ATCACTGCGTTTACTACTATGACCTGAGAAGCACAAAAGAGCCACTGTGTGTTTTCAAGGGCCACAAGAAGGCTGTCTCTTATGTCAAGTTTCTCAACACGAACGAGCTGGTGTCTGC TTCCACAGACAGCCAACTGAAGCTGTGGGACATCTACTTCCCGTATTGTCAGCGGTCATTCAAGGGTCACCTTAACGAGAAGAATTTCGTCGGCCTTGCAACAGACGGGGACTATGTGGCTTGCG GAAGTGAAAACAACGCTCTGTACATTTACTACAAGGGGCTGTCCAAGCAAGTACTGAAGTTCAGGTTTGACGTG GAAAAGGACAAAAGAGAGGAAGACAGTAGTGAATTTGTCAGTGCAGTGTGCTGGAGAATG GGATCCAGTGTGGTAGTGGCTGCTAACAGTCAAGGGACTATCAAG GTGCTGGAGTTAGTGTGA
- the LOC144115357 gene encoding E3 ubiquitin-protein ligase COP1-like isoform X1 produces MASANNTRISIADHNRRARKRQPSVLNGISSSYEDRNSDFLCPICFDIIEEAHMTPCGHTFCFKCITTGLEYNNRCPKCNFVVEKKEQIYPNFLLNELITKYKQRAADKKMKLQGNNQVVSELHELIVQESDNMSLNDVYNMLDVLSEKKQQLEADCKAAQAQLLKEFLEQVRKHKQEQMDQLTTELSFIDEDLKSVEENAKDPEHFWLVDSGSHLPEEAAKPENPTSMQDGFNGSKYGSKPQWLQSTLASRRKRVHLHFDDLEECYLTTRTKHVNYNSADGLKEFTEDLSKFTRYSSIRPLATLNYATDLLNGTSIVSSIEFDKDNEFFAIAGVTKKIKVFEYGTVIQDIVDIHYPVNEMMCNSKISCISWSSYHKGMLASSDYEGTVTIWDAFTGQKVKMFQEHEKRCWSVDFNKVDTKIIASGSDDAKVKLWSIACDHSVISLEAKANVCCVKFNPASRFHLALGSADHCVYYYDLRSTKEPLCVFKGHKKAVSYVKFLNTNELVSASTDSQLKLWDIYFPYCQRSFKGHLNEKNFVGLATDGDYVACGSENNALYIYYKGLSKQVLKFRFDVVRNILEKDKREEDSSEFVSAVCWRMGSSVVVAANSQGTIKVLELV; encoded by the exons ATGGCGTCTGCGAACAACACAAGGATTTCCATCGCGGACCATAATCGGAGAGCAAGAAAAAGGCAGCCGTCTGTATTAAATGGGATTAGCAGCTCATACGAAGACAGGAACAGCGATTTCTTGTG CCCAATATGCTTCGACATTATCGAAGAGGCGCACATGACACCTTGTGGGCACACCTTTTG cttcaaaTGCATTACCACAGGCCTGGAATACAATAACCGTTGCCCAAAGTGCAATTTTGTGGTTGAAAAGAAGGAGCAGATATACCCCAACTTTCTTT tgaATGAGCTTATTACAAAGTACAAGCAAAGGGCAGCTGACAAGAAAATGAAGCTGCAGGGT AATAACCAAGTTGTATCAGAATTGCACGAGCTTATTGTGCAAGAGTCGGACAACATGAGTTTGAATGATGTCTACAACATGCTGGATGTTCTTTCagagaagaagcagcagctggAAGCT gaCTGTAAGGCAGCTCAAGCACAACTACTGAAGGAATTTCTTGAGCAAGTTCGGAAGCACAAGCAAGAG CAAATGGACCAGCTTACTACTGAACTAAGCTTCATTGATGAAGACTTGAAAAGTGTTGAG GAAAATGCCAAGGATCCAGAGCATTTTTGGCTTGTTGATTCAGGGTCTCATTTACCTGAGGAGGCAGCAAAGCCTGAAAATCCAACCTCGATGCAGGATGGGTTTAATGGCAGCAAATAT GGGAGCAAGCCCCAGTGGCTGCAAAGCACTTTGGCCTCCCGCCGGAAACGTGTCCATCTTCACTTCGATGACTTGGAAGAATGCTACCTCACAACACGGACAAAGCACGTCAACTACAATTCTGCTG ATGGCTTGAAAGAGTTTACAGAAGATCTTTCAAAATTCACAAGGTATAGCAGTATCCGTCCATTGGCAACACTGAACTATGCTACTGACCTTCTCAATGGCACTAGCATCGTGTCAAG CATAGAGTTTGACAAAGACAACGAATTCTTCGCCATAGCTGGTGTCACCAAGAAGAtcaag GTCTTTGAGTATGGCACGGTCATACAGGACATTGTGGACATCCACTATCCCGTCAATGAGATGATGTGTAACTCAAAAATAAG CTGCATCAGTTGGAGTTCTTACCACAAAGGAATGCTGGCTTCCAGTGACTATGAGGGCACTGTGACCATCTGGGATGCTTTTACAGGACAGAAGGTCAAAATGTTTCAG GAACATGAGAAGCGGTGCTGGAGTGTTGATTTCAACAAAGTAGACACAAAAATTATTGCTTCTGGATCAGATGATGCAAAAG TGAAACTGTGGTCTATAGCCTGTGACCATTCAGTAATATCTCTGGAAGCCAAGGCAAACGTTTGCTGTGTCAAGTTCAATCCAGCATCCAGATTTCACCTGGCACTGGGCTCTGCTG ATCACTGCGTTTACTACTATGACCTGAGAAGCACAAAAGAGCCACTGTGTGTTTTCAAGGGCCACAAGAAGGCTGTCTCTTATGTCAAGTTTCTCAACACGAACGAGCTGGTGTCTGC TTCCACAGACAGCCAACTGAAGCTGTGGGACATCTACTTCCCGTATTGTCAGCGGTCATTCAAGGGTCACCTTAACGAGAAGAATTTCGTCGGCCTTGCAACAGACGGGGACTATGTGGCTTGCG GAAGTGAAAACAACGCTCTGTACATTTACTACAAGGGGCTGTCCAAGCAAGTACTGAAGTTCAGGTTTGACGTGGTACGGAACATCTTG GAAAAGGACAAAAGAGAGGAAGACAGTAGTGAATTTGTCAGTGCAGTGTGCTGGAGAATG GGATCCAGTGTGGTAGTGGCTGCTAACAGTCAAGGGACTATCAAG GTGCTGGAGTTAGTGTGA